In Mucilaginibacter celer, one DNA window encodes the following:
- a CDS encoding DUF6607 family protein: MKKLVYLITLFSISQLSLHAQSNLAQDRAAIRALGGFYKVTFDYAETFSPDTAYRNHPQYHSWGYEWAAVEEDSPKKIVIQHLLVVGDSAVIKHWREDWVYEEPNLLNFDQSSTWKKGTLKPAEAKGRWVQKVFQVDDSPRYESIGTWVHVDGKHLWQSECDSPLPRREFTKRSDYNVLRRGNRIYLTANGWMFEQDNQKIIRSATGDKLLAREKGYEEFTKADEAKFAYAKNWWQKQQPYWTAVRQVWDEVYAQNTVIKLKGKTDGKLLYERLFELADQSVKEKWDAQKNKAEARKLINIYLVTNA; this comes from the coding sequence ATGAAAAAACTCGTTTACCTGATAACGCTGTTCAGTATTTCGCAGTTAAGTCTGCATGCCCAGTCAAACCTTGCACAAGATCGTGCAGCTATCCGTGCCCTGGGCGGCTTTTACAAAGTAACCTTTGATTATGCTGAAACTTTCTCGCCCGATACCGCCTATCGCAACCATCCCCAATATCATTCATGGGGCTATGAATGGGCAGCCGTTGAAGAAGATTCGCCAAAAAAAATAGTGATCCAGCACCTGCTGGTAGTTGGCGACAGTGCCGTAATTAAACACTGGCGCGAAGACTGGGTATATGAAGAGCCCAACCTGCTCAATTTCGATCAAAGCAGTACCTGGAAAAAAGGAACATTAAAGCCGGCAGAAGCAAAAGGTCGCTGGGTACAAAAAGTTTTCCAGGTGGATGACAGCCCACGTTACGAAAGCATTGGCACCTGGGTACATGTTGACGGCAAACACCTGTGGCAAAGTGAATGCGATTCGCCCCTGCCCCGCCGCGAGTTTACCAAACGCAGCGATTATAATGTTTTGCGCCGTGGTAACCGTATTTATTTAACTGCCAACGGCTGGATGTTTGAGCAGGATAACCAAAAAATTATCCGCTCGGCCACGGGCGATAAACTACTGGCCCGCGAAAAAGGTTATGAAGAATTTACCAAAGCCGATGAAGCCAAATTTGCCTACGCCAAGAACTGGTGGCAAAAACAGCAACCCTACTGGACAGCCGTGCGCCAGGTATGGGATGAAGTATATGCCCAAAATACCGTTATTAAATTAAAAGGCAAAACAGATGGCAAACTGCTTTACGAGCGCCTGTTTGAACTGGCCGATCAATCGGTAAAAGAAAAATGGGATGCGCAGAAAAACAAAGCCGAAGCCCGCAAGCTGATTAACATTTACCTTGTTACCAATGCTTAA
- a CDS encoding DUF892 family protein, with translation MKKKIPGTVHPHPTQWAPDKLTIFFTEHLNRIYCTRAHLAERMLEVVDNDNFKDLQQAIKDTINETEEQIARMDGVYALLEKRYSFENCTSVVAMLEDDFTAIQQQSNDEQLRDMSIILYLQDIEQIEKNSIQLLQLVANSHHQIGTFLHEHLNRIFNKRTLYNFIRAKYI, from the coding sequence ATGAAAAAGAAAATACCCGGTACGGTACACCCCCACCCAACACAATGGGCGCCCGACAAGTTGACGATATTTTTTACAGAACACCTTAACAGGATTTACTGCACCCGCGCCCATTTGGCCGAGCGAATGCTGGAAGTTGTTGACAACGACAATTTTAAAGACCTGCAGCAAGCCATAAAAGATACCATTAACGAAACCGAAGAGCAGATTGCCCGCATGGACGGCGTATACGCCCTGCTGGAAAAACGTTACTCGTTTGAAAACTGCACCAGCGTTGTGGCTATGCTTGAAGATGATTTTACGGCCATACAGCAACAAAGCAACGACGAACAGCTGCGCGATATGAGCATCATCCTGTACCTGCAGGATATTGAGCAGATTGAAAAAAACTCGATACAGTTGTTACAGTTAGTCGCCAATAGCCACCATCAGATAGGTACGTTTTTGCACGAGCATTTAAACCGTATATTTAATAAACGAACGCTTTATAATTTTATAAGGGCAAAATATATTTAA
- a CDS encoding TonB-dependent receptor family protein, with the protein MAQHKSVKDTLQLDSVIIRESRPKHLPNISGTNIFAGKKTFDVFFDAGKANLANNNARMAFAKVPGVNVWEMDGAGLQLNIGTRGTDTHRSIETNIRQNGYNTNSDMAGYPENHYNVPFQAVSEIQIVRGSAALQFGSQFGGMLNFKIKEGDSTKVFGFESEQSAGSNRFFNSYNAIGGKVGKVSYYAFYSARTGDGWRPDAAFNSRAYYANIKYQFNDKGNIAFQFSRSDYRQQIAGGLTDAQFDANNRQATRTRNFFNPEINIPALLFNYRFDKNTKLEVTSHLLSGQRNSVQFINTANIPDTVNNSLKTFNPRQVDRDYYRGFATEARLLHTYKLGDLNSSFTAGVRYFEQTTKRRQKGTGTVASDFDLSLVKDYGIDLRLHTLNYTAFAENMFQITRGFTVTPGVRFEDIHTTTSGVIVNRTVPVSYKNDRNFPLFGTGLQYQFNDGNQLYGNISQAYRPFLYAAVTPADQLTIIDPNMKDSKGYSADLGYRGHFGTVFSFDVSAFYVFYGKRAGTLTQTDANNVNHLYLTNIGDGVAKGIEAYTEVSLIRSFDKTAGNDLRLFNSLSYTHGRYTTGAINQNGKNVSLVGNRLEGTPDWIDRAGLTFLSGQVSSTLQYSYVGKSFSDANNTLLNPTGATGVVPAYHLFDWAFNYGFLKNYHFTANVNNIFNAKYFTRRINMYPGPGILPADGRTFNVGFGVRI; encoded by the coding sequence ATGGCACAACATAAAAGCGTGAAGGATACCCTGCAACTGGATAGCGTAATCATCCGCGAGAGCCGCCCAAAGCACCTGCCCAATATATCGGGCACCAATATTTTTGCGGGTAAAAAAACATTTGATGTTTTTTTTGATGCCGGTAAGGCCAACCTTGCCAATAACAATGCCCGTATGGCTTTTGCCAAAGTGCCGGGTGTTAATGTTTGGGAGATGGATGGCGCAGGTTTGCAGCTTAATATCGGTACCCGGGGTACCGATACACACCGATCCATCGAAACCAATATCAGGCAAAACGGCTATAACACCAACTCGGATATGGCCGGTTATCCCGAAAACCATTATAACGTGCCTTTTCAGGCGGTAAGCGAAATCCAGATTGTACGCGGTTCGGCAGCTTTGCAGTTTGGCAGCCAGTTTGGCGGGATGCTTAATTTTAAGATTAAGGAGGGCGACAGCACCAAGGTTTTTGGTTTTGAAAGTGAGCAATCGGCGGGTTCAAACCGTTTTTTTAACTCCTACAACGCTATTGGCGGTAAAGTAGGTAAAGTAAGCTATTATGCCTTTTACAGCGCCCGCACCGGCGATGGCTGGCGGCCAGATGCGGCTTTCAACTCGCGTGCTTATTATGCCAATATCAAATACCAGTTTAATGATAAGGGCAACATTGCATTCCAGTTTTCGCGCTCTGATTATCGCCAGCAGATAGCAGGTGGTTTAACCGATGCGCAGTTTGATGCCAATAACAGGCAGGCCACCCGTACCCGTAACTTTTTTAATCCCGAAATCAATATCCCTGCCTTGCTGTTCAACTACAGGTTTGATAAAAATACCAAACTCGAAGTTACATCGCATTTACTATCGGGCCAGCGTAACAGTGTTCAATTCATCAACACCGCGAATATCCCCGATACTGTTAACAACAGCCTGAAAACCTTTAACCCGCGCCAGGTTGACAGGGATTATTATCGCGGCTTTGCTACCGAAGCCCGTTTGTTACATACCTATAAACTCGGCGATCTGAACAGCTCGTTCACGGCCGGCGTTCGGTACTTTGAACAAACCACCAAACGCAGGCAAAAAGGCACAGGTACCGTAGCATCCGATTTTGATCTGAGCCTGGTTAAGGATTATGGTATCGACCTAAGGTTGCACACCCTCAACTATACCGCTTTTGCCGAAAATATGTTCCAGATTACACGCGGGTTTACCGTTACCCCAGGTGTAAGGTTTGAAGATATCCATACCACAACATCGGGCGTTATTGTAAACCGTACAGTACCGGTAAGCTATAAAAATGATCGTAACTTCCCGCTGTTCGGTACCGGTTTACAGTACCAGTTTAATGATGGTAACCAGCTTTACGGTAATATTTCGCAGGCTTACCGCCCGTTCCTGTACGCGGCGGTTACCCCGGCAGATCAGTTAACCATCATCGACCCCAATATGAAAGACAGCAAAGGTTACAGCGCCGACCTGGGTTATCGCGGGCATTTCGGTACGGTATTCAGCTTTGATGTGAGCGCGTTTTATGTTTTTTACGGCAAGCGTGCCGGTACCTTAACCCAAACCGATGCCAACAACGTAAACCACCTGTACCTAACCAATATTGGCGATGGTGTAGCTAAAGGTATTGAAGCTTACACCGAAGTATCGCTGATCCGCTCGTTCGATAAAACAGCGGGCAACGATCTGCGTTTGTTTAACTCCTTATCGTATACTCACGGCCGATATACCACCGGCGCTATCAACCAAAATGGTAAAAATGTAAGCCTTGTAGGTAACCGTTTAGAGGGTACGCCCGATTGGATTGACCGCGCGGGTTTAACCTTTTTAAGCGGCCAGGTAAGCAGCACGTTGCAATACAGTTATGTAGGCAAAAGCTTTAGCGATGCCAATAACACGCTATTAAATCCAACCGGTGCAACCGGGGTGGTACCTGCTTATCATTTGTTTGATTGGGCCTTTAACTATGGCTTCCTGAAAAACTACCATTTTACAGCCAACGTGAACAATATTTTTAACGCTAAATATTTTACACGCCGTATTAATATGTATCCTGGTCCGGGTATATTGCCTGCCGATGGACGCACTTTTAATGTTGGGTTTGGGGTGAGGATCTAA
- a CDS encoding response regulator, producing the protein MAKKVLVIEDDKDIRDTVVYVLEEEGYEVIQSDNSRILRTLSTLQPDLILLDNWLTDWSSDANGQQLSKSIKDDPATSNIPVVIISAVSNIKEVAKAGNADGYLAKPFDLTSLSEMVKKHIR; encoded by the coding sequence ATGGCCAAAAAGGTTTTAGTAATTGAGGACGATAAAGACATCCGCGATACCGTGGTATATGTATTGGAAGAAGAAGGTTACGAAGTGATCCAATCCGACAATTCGCGTATACTGCGTACGTTATCAACACTACAGCCCGATCTTATTTTGCTTGATAACTGGCTTACCGACTGGAGTAGCGACGCAAATGGGCAACAATTAAGTAAAAGTATAAAGGATGATCCGGCTACAAGCAATATCCCGGTAGTTATCATCTCGGCCGTAAGTAATATTAAAGAAGTTGCCAAAGCAGGCAATGCCGATGGCTACCTTGCCAAACCCTTCGATTTAACGTCTCTTTCCGAAATGGTAAAAAAACATATCAGGTAA
- a CDS encoding thymidine kinase, translating into MVYHEEVFRRKSELGGSIEVICGSMFSGKTEELIRRLSRARIAKLKVEIFSPKADTRYGEEAIISHNANKITSTPVDSASAILLLASDAHVIGVDEAQFFDDELPEVCTILANRGIRVIVAGLDMDFKGRPFGPMPAIMAIAESVTKLQAVCVQCGNPALYSYRLVPDEAKILLGEKESYEPRCRVCYNKKA; encoded by the coding sequence ATGGTATATCACGAAGAGGTTTTCAGGCGTAAAAGCGAGTTAGGCGGCAGTATCGAAGTTATTTGCGGATCAATGTTTTCGGGCAAAACCGAAGAGCTGATCAGGCGTTTAAGCCGCGCCCGCATTGCCAAACTCAAGGTGGAGATCTTCAGCCCTAAAGCCGATACCCGTTACGGTGAAGAAGCCATTATATCGCACAATGCCAATAAAATAACCTCAACCCCGGTTGATAGCGCTTCGGCCATTTTACTGTTGGCCAGCGATGCCCACGTAATTGGCGTTGATGAAGCCCAGTTTTTTGACGACGAACTACCCGAAGTTTGTACCATACTGGCCAACCGCGGCATCCGCGTAATTGTTGCCGGTTTGGATATGGATTTTAAAGGCCGCCCCTTTGGCCCCATGCCCGCCATTATGGCCATTGCCGAATCGGTTACCAAGCTACAGGCCGTTTGTGTACAATGTGGCAACCCGGCGCTTTATTCGTACCGCCTGGTGCCCGACGAAGCTAAGATTTTGTTAGGCGAAAAGGAAAGCTATGAGCCGCGCTGTAGGGTTTGCTACAACAAAAAGGCCTGA
- the rodA gene encoding rod shape-determining protein RodA encodes MSNHQQRSFFFNVDWLTVLLYLVLCAIGWFNIRAAVFDPSHSSLIDASTNYGKQFIFICVSIVIAIVILLLESRFIAALAPAFYVIVVLLLILVLIIGRNVGGNQAWINMGGGFRLQPSEFAKLATCLLLARYLSGTNIRVTEPKSFAMAAGIIGLPMLLILRQPDMGSTLVFCSLIFVLYREGLSPYFLIIEGLFIALFVMALLYNPLYIILVLAAITALVIYLVRRNRKLITTMVIGLGICIAFIFSVKFIYSKVLKQHQTERINILLGITTDLRGEGYNVNQSKIAIGSGKLWGKGYLHGTQTQYSFVPAQSTDFIFCTIGEEWGFAGSITVIGLYMFLILRIIYLAERQRSPFTRVYAYGVASVFFFHVVINIGMTIGIVPVIGIPLPFISYGGSSLLSFTMLLFVLIKLDSNRMGII; translated from the coding sequence ATGAGTAACCATCAGCAACGCAGCTTTTTTTTTAATGTTGACTGGCTAACCGTTTTATTGTACCTGGTACTTTGTGCTATTGGTTGGTTTAACATCCGCGCCGCGGTTTTCGACCCCAGCCATTCAAGCCTTATTGATGCATCAACAAATTACGGTAAGCAGTTTATCTTTATTTGTGTATCGATAGTGATAGCTATAGTGATCCTGCTGCTCGAAAGCCGGTTTATAGCAGCCCTTGCCCCCGCCTTTTATGTAATAGTGGTTTTATTGCTGATACTGGTACTCATTATAGGGCGAAACGTAGGCGGTAACCAGGCCTGGATCAACATGGGCGGCGGTTTCAGGCTTCAACCCTCCGAGTTTGCCAAACTTGCTACATGTTTGCTACTTGCACGTTATTTAAGCGGCACCAATATCCGGGTTACAGAACCCAAATCATTTGCAATGGCTGCTGGCATTATCGGTTTGCCCATGTTACTGATATTAAGGCAGCCCGATATGGGCTCAACCCTGGTGTTTTGCTCCTTAATATTTGTATTATATAGGGAAGGCCTATCACCCTATTTCCTGATTATAGAAGGACTTTTCATTGCACTATTTGTAATGGCCTTACTTTATAACCCGCTTTACATCATCCTGGTTTTAGCGGCCATTACGGCTTTAGTAATCTACCTGGTAAGGCGAAACCGGAAGTTAATAACAACCATGGTTATAGGACTTGGTATTTGTATCGCCTTTATATTCAGCGTTAAATTCATTTACTCCAAAGTATTAAAACAACACCAAACCGAACGTATCAATATCCTGTTAGGCATCACTACCGATTTAAGGGGCGAGGGTTATAACGTAAATCAATCAAAAATAGCCATAGGCTCGGGTAAATTGTGGGGCAAGGGTTATTTGCATGGTACGCAAACTCAATATTCGTTTGTACCGGCTCAAAGTACAGATTTCATCTTTTGTACTATAGGCGAAGAATGGGGATTTGCCGGTTCGATAACAGTTATAGGCCTGTACATGTTCCTCATACTCCGCATCATTTACCTGGCCGAACGACAGCGATCTCCTTTTACCCGGGTATACGCCTACGGAGTGGCATCGGTATTCTTTTTTCACGTAGTGATCAATATCGGTATGACCATCGGGATTGTGCCGGTTATCGGTATCCCGCTGCCCTTTATCAGCTACGGGGGATCGTCGTTGCTGAGCTTTACAATGTTGTTGTTTGTCCTGATTAAGCTGGATTCGAACCGGATGGGGATTATATAA